In a single window of the Bacillus mycoides genome:
- a CDS encoding WecB/TagA/CpsF family glycosyltransferase, producing the protein MAVQTVDILGVPFSTMTMDETVQYLKEQLELEQTHTFQVVTANPEIVMCAKKDEEFHKTLLNTDLITPDGIGVVKASGMLGTPVKERVAGFDLMCNLFAKLSEENKPVSVFLLGAKPHVVQAAADHLTKTYSAASIVGIQDGYFKQEEEENIVSRIQEAKPDLLLVALGFPRQENFIQNNKHRLETKMAVGVGGSLDVWAGEVKRAPKWIQSIHLEWFYRLCSNPTRWRRQLVLAEFLKEVMRSKK; encoded by the coding sequence ATGGCAGTACAAACGGTTGATATTCTAGGTGTTCCTTTCTCTACAATGACAATGGATGAAACGGTCCAATATTTAAAGGAACAACTAGAATTGGAGCAAACTCATACTTTTCAGGTAGTAACAGCAAATCCTGAAATTGTTATGTGTGCAAAAAAGGATGAAGAGTTCCATAAAACATTACTAAATACCGATTTAATTACACCTGATGGTATTGGGGTTGTAAAAGCAAGTGGTATGCTTGGTACACCTGTAAAAGAACGTGTAGCAGGTTTTGATTTAATGTGTAATTTATTTGCGAAGTTATCAGAAGAGAATAAACCAGTATCTGTTTTCTTATTAGGTGCAAAACCACATGTTGTACAAGCCGCGGCTGATCATTTAACGAAGACATATTCGGCTGCATCTATCGTGGGGATACAAGATGGATATTTTAAACAAGAAGAAGAAGAGAATATTGTTTCACGTATTCAAGAGGCAAAACCAGATCTATTACTTGTTGCACTTGGCTTTCCAAGACAAGAAAACTTTATCCAAAACAATAAGCATCGTTTAGAAACGAAAATGGCTGTTGGAGTAGGCGGTAGTTTAGATGTGTGGGCTGGAGAGGTAAAACGTGCGCCAAAATGGATTCAATCTATTCATTTAGAGTGGTTTTACAGATTATGTAGTAATCCAACACGTTGGCGTCGTCAGTTAGTATTAGCTGAATTTTTAAAAGAAGTAATGCGTTCAAAAAAGTAG